The following coding sequences are from one Asterias amurensis chromosome 8, ASM3211899v1 window:
- the LOC139940606 gene encoding uncharacterized protein, translating into MARRRSEPKDLPLVRAVAFYNPMAPPLVPRVLIDALPQLLENIQVFPGYGMFSRHTPYQRIGAALTNLSMVYTNLGKAQYIPQPDFTDPAFRCAYVFQYLVKHCHLVYQMLWKTLPISIARIWLQRGVNVCSIGGGPGTDIIGVLVFLRSMGSYLGYPENTGRVMGYVLDQYGAWESTWSSLRSKNATLKDSQIYCSYITCNLLDELPTAATEDEIRQADLVTMIKSLSAFQMFLKDGRDIRHCAVTKLLRQLRRGALVLFIDNKDEMSRRIFYTGYKSQNRIFLEDMAGPAGLRVVGEWHGKTTTRLEWDHHRCLEVQLKQFQLDDWKVPGLRTCGVSAFLLQKQ; encoded by the coding sequence ATGGCAAGAAGGCGCTCAGAGCCAAAGGATCTTCCTTTAGTTCGAGCTGTCGCGTTTTATAACCCGATGGCACCTCCACTGGTGCCCCGAGTTCTCATCGACGCACTACCTCAACTCTTAGAGAATATTCAAGTATTTCCTGGATATGGGATGTTCAGTCGTCACACTCCATACCAGCGCATAGGGGCAGCCCTTACCAACCTATCCATGGTCTACACAAACCTTGGGAAGGCACAATACATCCCGCAACCAGATTTTACAGACCCAGCGTTTCGATGCGCCTACGTGTTTCAGTACCTGGTGAAACACTGCCATCTGGTCTACCAGATGCTGTGGAAAACGTTACCGATCAGTATCGCTAGGATCTGGCTCCAGAGGGGCGTCAATGTTTGCTCGATCGGAGGCGGTCCCGGTACCGATATCATCGGGGTCCTGGTGTTCCTTCGTTCCATGGGATCGTATCTAGGGTACCCGGAGAACACTGGGCGTGTCATGGGTTACGTACTGGATCAGTACGGCGCATGGGAGAGCACCTGGTCGTCCCTTAGAAGCAAAAACGCCACTCTAAAAGACAGTCAGATATACTGCTCTTACATCACTTGCAATCTTTTGGACGAGTTGCCCACAGCTGCCACGGAGGATGAGATTCGACAGGCCGACCTGGTCACGATGATTAAGTCACTATCTGCCTTTCAAATGTTCCTAAAGGATGGGCGCGACATCAGGCACTGTGCCGTCACCAAACTTCTCAGGCAGCTGAGGAGAGGTGCCCTCGTTCTCTTCATCGACAACAAGGACGAGATGTCCAGACGTATCTTCTATACCGGATACAAGAGCCAGAATAGGATTTTTCTTGAAGACATGGCCGGACCGGCAGGGTTACGAGTAGTGGGAGAGTGGCATGGCAAGACAACGACCCGGCTCGAGTGGGACCACCATCGCTGCCTGGAGGTGCAGCTAAAGCAGTTCCAGTTGGACGACTGGAAAGTTCCGGGACTACGAACATGCGGTGTCAGTGCGTTCCTTCTTCAAAAGCAATAA
- the LOC139940990 gene encoding ras-related protein Rab-28-like has translation MSDSEGEGPQRDKQLKIVILGDGSSGKTSLATRYSQDQFGKQYQQTVGLDFFLKRIVVKEDMHVTLQVWDIGGQTLGGKMLENYIYGAKGILLVYDITNYNSFENVEDWYTKVKEVYKDQEHCPHIALIANKMDLEHMRAVKAEKHQRMVDNHGFSSHFVSARTGDTVDLCFLRIAAEILGITLNKSELERTARVVKAEVVNYNSDPLPRPPSNQARSSMCSVM, from the exons ATGTCTGACTCGGAGGGGGAAGGACCCCAACGTGATAAGCAGCTCAAGATTGTCATCCTTGGAGATGGTTCCTCAGGGAAG ACCTCTCTAGCAACAAGGTATTCACAGGACCAATTTGGCAAGCAATATCAACAGACTGTGGGCCTGGATTTCTTCTTGAAGAGGATAGTCGTTAAAG AAGATATGCATGTGACGTTACAAGTATGGGACATTGGAGGACAGACATTAGGCGGTAAAATGCTGGAGAATTACATCTACGGAGCCAAG GGAATACTCCTGGTGTATGATATAACAAACTACAACAGCTTTGAGAATGTAGAGGACTGGTATACAAAAGTCAAGGAAGTCTACAAAGATCAGGAACATTGTCCTCACATAGCCCTCATCGCCAACAAGA tgGACCTTGAACATATGAGAGCTGTGAAGGCTGAAAAACATCAAAGGATGGTCGACAATCATGGCTTTTCAAGCCATTTTGTCTCCGCTCGGACAGGGGACACG GTTGATCTATGTTTCCTGAGGATTGCTGCAGAGATCCTGGGCATCACACTTAACAAAAGTGAACTGGAGAGAACTGCT CGCGTTGTAAAAGCTGAAGTCGTAAACTACAACAGTGACCCACTGCCTCGACCACCGTCCAACCAGGCACGGAGTTCTATGTGTTCTGTAATGTGA
- the LOC139940762 gene encoding WD repeat-containing protein 91-like — MADAVERTAELVRDYLLFRGFTNTLKSFDAELKLDKDKKFRVDKVLEQLLQSIWSYDFAGLRSYMEHLDRRVFSHLEANQVANVRKLEVSILRLFVVNALQNNRQDKVTEFFEKMCSEIQNQAEWKEWFALPFLKTPEQSSTFELYFSKQWQETLTISLHNFFSIIFQSMPLPALLNFDAEQQRMNDLQDTNALLKKQLLILEHSEKEKTIGSVKESEDNVQVMDDFAALPTIIDSKDPQSKLNKGSISKKTVSPGAARRLIGSSTPGAARRALPAFLGGARDKESTQVTKGKEIPVGKRIEASQVPSVGTPAQSSIVQSSQQQQQQRQLKSQQIQIAQQQRRELLNQSNQVKASQRIQSQSSVEEYGLSETVSWKQASKGSFGSSMPLVPEPLQQDAALRKEPEVVSPRISTTAGETTEHKASAPTKAFTDYEGGAPFLVLSQDEYTEHHSCITACKFNPSATTVASVDTDGVVKVWKFAPSPMTTATIMFKSPVLSIEWASKSDRLLLLGSSSGTVKVYDTEMKKPLFDIETDSAHPRVVSLCCSPNGSTFICSVGSTSQLQPSGLPATALSSRLLLCDIKQMKVTNELAMTTNSGCVNCMAFNHNGHLLVTGAADGMIRIFDMQRAESLLSWHAHSGQVYAAQFSLDETSVLSMGSDNKFTQWSINRVGEKLQQLLIHDGATGPFVMSGFGGYKQQQAPRAKLFAFDSTGTHVLTCAPYGGIIYKLHREQGALRLLTILGHRTPVVSVDWCTSVNTGMCLTGSMDGRVQVTTLLTQ; from the exons ATGGCCGATGCAGTAGAAAGGACAGCTGAACTGGTCCGCGATTATCTCCTTTTTAGAGGATTTACAAACACTCTAAAGTCCTTCGATGCTGAGCTGAAACTAGATAAAGATAAGAAGTTTAGG GTTGATAAGGTGCTGGAGCAGCTGCTTCAATCCATCTGGAGTTATGACTTCGCTGGATTACGTAGCTACATGGAGCACTTGGACAGACGAGTGTTCTCTCATCTTGAAGCTAATCAGGTGGCAAACGTCCGCAAGCTTGAAGTCAGTATTCTCAG ATTGTTTGTAGTCAACGCTCTTCAAAATAATCGGCAAGACAAAGTCACAGAGTTCTTTGAGAAGATGTGCAGTGAGATACAAAATCAGGCCGAGTGGAAAGAGTGGTTCG CGCTACCCTTCTTGAAGACTCCTGAGCAGAGTTCCACCTTTGAGCTGTATTTCAGCAAACAGTGGCAGGAGACGTTGACCATTTCCCTTCACAACTTCTTCAGCATTATCTTCCAGTCAATG CCTCTGCCTGCTTTGCTGAACTTTGACGCTGAACAGCAGAGAATGAACGACTTACAAGACACCAATGCACTCCTTAAGAAACAG CTTTTAATATTGGAGCACTCTGAGAAGGAGAAAACAATCGGTTCGGTAAAGGAATCTGAAGACAACGTGCAAGTCATGGATGACTTTGCTGCCCTACCAAC GATAATTGACAGTAAAGACCCTCAGTCCAAACTCAATAAAGGAAGTATCTCCAAAAAGACGGTTTCACCAGGGGCAGCACGTCGTCTCATAGGCAGCTCAACACCAGGGGCTGCACGGAGAGCTCTGCCTGCCTTCCTAGGGGGCGCTAGAGATAAGGAATCCACTCAGGTTACCAAAGGGAAGGAGATCCCAGTTGGCAAGAGGATAGAGGCCTCCCAGGTACCTTCAGTTGGTACCCCAGCTCAG AGTTCCATTGTCCAATCCagtcagcagcagcagcagcagcgccAACTCAAATCCCAACAAATCCAGATCGCCCAGCAGCAGAGGCGAGAGCTCTTAAATCAGTCCAACCAAGTGAAAGCATCGCAACGAATACAGTCGCAGTCCAGTGTGGAGGAGTACGGCTTGTCGGAGACAGTCTCATGGAAGCAAGCGTCCAAGGGTAGCTTCGGATCTTCTATGCCGCTAGTCCCAGAGCCCCTTCAGCAGGATGCTGCGTTGAGGAAAGAGCCGGAAGTAGTCTCACCCAGGATTTCAACAACAGCTGGTGAGACAACGGAGCATAAAGCATCTGCACCAACTAAAG CATTCACAGACTACGAAGGTGGAGCGCCATTCCTTGTGCTCAGTCAAGATGAATACACAGAGCATCATTCCTGCATCACAGCCTGCAAGTTCAATCCTTCGGCTACTACTGTAGCTAGTGTAGATACAGACGGTGTTGTCAA AGTGTGGAAATTTGCACCTTCGCCAATGACGACTGCTACAATCATGTTCAAATCACCTGTACTCTCAATAGAATGGGCTTCCAAATCAGATCGCCTG TTATTATTGGGGAGCTCAAGCGGCACTGTCAAGGTCTATGACACAGAAATGAAGAAGCCACTGTTTGACATCGAAACAGATTCTGCACATCCAAG ggttGTGTCACTATGCTGCAGTCCTAATGGATCAACCTTCATATGCTCAGTGGGGAGTACGTCTCAACTACAACCATCAGGTCTGCCCGCTACAGCTCTGTCCTCAAGACTATTACTGTGTGACATCAAACAGATGAAAGTAACG AATGAACTTGCCATGACTACAAACTCAGGTTGCGTTAACTGTATGGCGTTCAATCACAATGGACACCTTTTGGTTACCGGGGCTGCGGATGGCATGATCAGGATTTTTG ATATGCAACGTGCTGAGAGTCTGCTGAGTTGGCATGCACACTCTGGTCAGGTTTACGCAGCCCAGTTCAGCTTGGACGAGACGTCCGTTCTTAGTATGGGATCAGACAACAAG TTTACACAGTGGAGTATAAACCGAGTGGGTGAGAAACTTCAGCAGCTGCTAATCCACGATGGGGCGACAGGGCCATTTGTCATGTCAGGCTTTGGCGGTTATAAACAACAGCAGGCACCACGGGCCAAACTGTTCGCATTCGATAGCACCGGTACCCATGTGCTGACCTGTGCTCCGTATGGTGGTATCATTTATAAG CTTCACAGAGAGCAAGGGGCCTTGAGACTCTTGACAATCCTTGGACATCGGACACCCGTTGTGAGCGTTGACTGGTGTACGTCGGTGAATACCGGTATGTGCCTAACAGGGTCTATGGACGGTCGTGTACAAGTAACTACATTACTCACTCAGTAA